One Spinacia oleracea cultivar Varoflay chromosome 4, BTI_SOV_V1, whole genome shotgun sequence DNA segment encodes these proteins:
- the LOC110799085 gene encoding alpha carbonic anhydrase 1, chloroplastic, which yields MISSSPLAVFVFYATLMLIGAFASDSEYKYSETDKWGSIDPRYAVCSTGKRQSPINIKTNDVVVNKTMQHLTRNYHVYNATLCTDGIDVQVSFSARGDLIIDGETYKLKQMHWHTPSEHRLNGVQYAAELHQVHAADDGKRAVVGVFFKYGKPDPVLTMLKPELDELAKEPCQRKERKVDIPMFDSSFLKRWPRKYYRYPGSLTTPPCDENVIWNVLSKVKTISKDQVEALKAPLCEAYKIKNARPTQPLNGRKVQTYDGN from the exons ATGATTTCGTCTTCACCTCTAGCTGTATTCGTGTTTTATGCTACTCTCATGTTGATTGGTGCCTTTGCCTCAGACTCAG AGTACAAATATTCAGAAACAGATAAATGGGGAAGCATTGACCCACGCTATGCAGTTTGCTCGACAGGCAAGAGGCAATCCCCCATTAATATAAAAACCAATGACGTGGTTGTGAACAAAACAATGCAACACTTGACCAGAAACTACCATGTTTACAATGCTACATTGTGCACTGATGGCATTGATGTTCAG GTTTCTTTTAGTGCAAGAGGAGACTTGATAATTGATGGCGAGACTTACAAATTGAAGCAGATGCATTGGCATACTCCTTCTGAGCACCGCCTTAACGGTGTCCA ATATGCGGCAGAGCTACACCAAGTACATGCAGCTGATGATGGCAAGCGGGCAGTTGTCGGGGTCTTTTTCAAGTATGGCAAACCTGATCCTGTTCTCACCATG CTAAAACCAGAATTGGATGAACTAGCTAAGGAACCTTGTCAACGTAAAGAAAGAAAGGTTGATATCCCAATGTTTGACTCAAGCTTCTTGAAGAGATGGCCCCGCAAATATTACAGATATCCTGGGTCTCTTACTACTCCTCCCTGTGATGAGAATGTCATTTGGAATGTTCTTTCCAAG GTGAAAACGATTTCAAAGGATCAAGTTGAAGCTTTAAAGGCTCCTCTTTGTGAGGCCTATAAAATCAAGAATGCTAGGCCTACACAACCGCTTAATGGAAGGAAAGTCCAAACTTATGATGGCAATTAG
- the LOC110799086 gene encoding uncharacterized protein, with amino-acid sequence MAGALTFASIPILRPLSCRKMPKNSFRIRASTEISEPTVESSSQGSSDARVSTSKPTFSAPPNFKAPEPKRFGIRPDRTLDILGASLSLIFRLGTGVFADGYSVSLVSKDEIPSDQYALEFAGFKLKESSKLGPRPEKPIEIYEFESCPFCRKVREIVAVLDIDVLYYPCPRNGPNFRPKAAQMGGKKMFPYMVDPNTGVAMYESNDIIKYLVNKYGDGQVPLLLSLGLLTTLTEGFAMIGRMGRGQSYTPAKMPPKPLVFWAYEGSPFCKVVREVLVELELPHIQRSCARGSPKRQDLYARVGHFQVPYLEDPNTGVQMFESAEIVDYLKATYAL; translated from the exons ATGGCAGGAGCTCTAACTTTTGCCTCAATCCCAATTCTTCGGCCACTTTCCTGCCGTAAAATGCCGAAAAATTCATTTCGAATTAGGGCTTCGACGGAAATCTCAGAACCAACAGTAGAGTCAAGTTCTCAAGGGAGTTCCGATGCTAGAGTTTCGACATCGAAACCTACTTTCTCGGCGCCGCCGAATTTCAAGGCGCCGGAGCCGAAGCGATTCGGTATCAGACCGGATAGGACTCTTGATATTCTTGGGGCTTCTCTTTCTCTCATCTTCCGATTGGGTACCGGCGTCTTTGCTGATGG GTATTCAGTGTCCCTTGTGTCAAAGGATGAAATCCCATCTGACCAATATGCTCTGGAGTTCGCTG gtTTTAAATTGAAGGAGAGCTCAAAGTTAGGTCCACGTCCTGAAAAGCCTATTGAGATATATGAATTTGAAAG TTGTCCCTTCTGCCGAAAG GTCAGGGAAATTGTAGCAGTGTTGGATATTGATGTCTTGTACTATCCATGTCCTAGAAACGGGCCAAACTTCCGTCCGAAAGCAGCTCAGATGGGTGGCAAGAAGATGTTCCCTTACATG GTGGATCCAAACACTGGAGTGGCTATGTACGAATCAAATGATATTATTAAGTATTTGGTTAACAAATATG GTGATGGTCAAGTCCCTCTTTTGTTGTCGCTAGGTCTACTAACG ACCTTAACTGAAGGATTTGCAATGATTGGTCGTATGGGCAGA GGGCAGTCTTATACTCCAGCAAAAATGCCACCTAAGCCGCTTGTATTCTGGGCTTATGAG GGTTCTCCCTTCTGCAAAGTTGTTCGTGAGGTGCTTGTGGAATTGGAGTTGCCACACATCCAGCGCAG CTGCGCACGTGGCAGCCCCAAAAGACAGGACCTGTATGCAAGAGTTGGTCACTTTCAG GTACCTTACTTGGAAGATCCAAATACCGGGGTGCAAATGTTCGAAAGTGCAGAAATAGTAGATTACCTAAAAGCAACATATGCTCTTTAG